The Peromyscus maniculatus bairdii isolate BWxNUB_F1_BW_parent chromosome 6, HU_Pman_BW_mat_3.1, whole genome shotgun sequence genome has a segment encoding these proteins:
- the LOC102912543 gene encoding uncharacterized protein LOC102912543: MSYQQQQCKQPCQPPPVCPPPKCPEPCPPPQCPEPCPPPKCPEPCPPQPCQQKCPPVQPPPACQQKCPPKSK; the protein is encoded by the coding sequence ATGTCTTACCAACAACAACAGTGCAAGCAGCCCTGCCAGCCTCCTCCTGTGTGCCCACCCCCTAAGTGCCCAGAGCCTTGTCCTCCTCCACAGTGCCCAGAGCCTTGTCCTCCCCCAAAGTGCCCAGAGCCCTGTCCCCCTCAGCCATGCCAGCAGAAATGTCCTCCTGTGCAACCCCCTCCAGCCTGCCAGCAGAAGTGCCCACCCAAGAGCAAGTGA
- the LOC102912856 gene encoding uncharacterized protein LOC102912856 yields MSYQQQQCKQPCQPPPVCPPPKCPEPCPPPQCPEPCPPPKCPEPCPPQPCQQKCPPVQPPPACQQKCPPKSK; encoded by the coding sequence ATGTCTTACCAACAACAACAGTGCAAGCAGCCCTGCCAGCCTCCTCCTGTGTGCCCACCTCCTAAGTGCCCAGAGCCTTGTCCTCCTCCACAGTGCCCAGAGCCGTGTCCTCCCCCTAAGTGCCCTGAGCCCTGCCCCCCTCAGCCATGCCAGCAGAAATGTCCTCCTGTACAACCTCCTCCAGCCTGCCAGCAGAAGTGCCCACCCAAGAGCAAGTGA